The Astyanax mexicanus isolate ESR-SI-001 chromosome 7, AstMex3_surface, whole genome shotgun sequence genome has a window encoding:
- the LOC103027058 gene encoding androgen-dependent TFPI-regulating protein produces the protein MSCTVKKLYHVAAFGWYAFIVHYLFAKGREAPPDGIFPYGGPWKYLTFINLIVQMVFFGLASVRDLRTLGKRSRVTLLSQTKDLLFSVFAFPLGLLVVLLFWVIFSYDRQLVYPESMDNFFPTWANHAMHTLVLPIVLGEVLLEPHVYPKTRNGLAALGVAGFLYSGWVIWVYVSVGIWVYPLLGLFSTTGLVAFFISNIFVVILLYLLGQTLNFRIWGKQQVKVKKN, from the exons ATGAGCTGCACGGTGAAGAAGCTGTATCACGTCGCTGCTTTCGGCTGGTACGCTTTTATTGTGCACTATCTGTTCGCTAAAGGAAGAGAAGCTCCTCCAGATGGTATTTTTCCATATGGAGGACCATGGAAATATCTCACCTTCATCAATCTG ATTGTACAGATGGTGTTTTTTGGACTGGCGTCAGTCAGAGATCTGCGGACGCTTGGAAAAAGATCCAGAGTTACTCTGCTGTCCCAAACTAAAGACCTGCTGTTTTCTGTCTTCGCTTTCCCGTTAGGACTG TTGGTTGTTCTGCTGTTTTGGGTGATTTTTAGTTATGATCGGCAGCTGGTTTACCCAGAATCCATGGATAATTTCTTTCCCACATGGGCGAACCACGCCATG CACACTCTGGTTCTGCCGATTGTTCTGGGCGAGGTCCTGCTGGAGCCGCATGTTTATCCCAAAACCAGGAATGGTCTGGCTGCTCTGGGTGTTGCTGGATTTCTGTACTCAGGCTG GGTAATATGGGTGTATGTGAGTGTGGGCATTTGGGTGTATCCGTTACTCGGTCTGTTCAGCACCACTGGCCTGGTCGCTTTCTTCATCTCCAACATATTCGTGGTGATCCTGCTGTACCTGCTGGGACAAACTCTGAACTTCAGAATCTGGG GTAAACAGCAGGTGAAGGTGAAAAAGAATTGA
- the mlh1 gene encoding DNA mismatch repair protein Mlh1 isoform X1, protein MAGVIRRLDETVVNRIAAGEVIQRPANAIKEMIENCLDAKSTNIQVTVKEGGLKLIQIQDNGTGIRKEDLEIVCERFTTSKLQTFEDLTSISTYGFRGEALASISHVAHVTITTKTADGKCAYRGNYCDGKLKAPPKPCAGNQGTLISVEDLFYNVPTRRKALKSPSEEYSRIVEVMSRYAIHNSGKSFTVKKQGEMVADVKTLPNASVLDNIRVVFGVAVSREMIEVGCEDQKLAFKLKGYISNANYSVKKCILILFINHRLVESSALKKAIETVYTAYLPKNTHPFLYLSLEIAPHNIDVNVHPTKHEVHFLHEDCIIESIQKHIESKLLGSNSSRTYFTQTLLPGLSASVSEVKASSSSSAEPGERVYAHQMVRTDSKAQKLDAFLQPVSKPASVTITASTASTASPPAPAQPTAEPEDSEMLEVLEEVETDASKDLQVDCEPVQSETPPRKRAHVDEDKAELTAACTPRRRVIKLSSIKELRSEITDQTHKVLYRGTHDSQFLRLQEMLQNHSFVGCVNPQWSLIQHHTKLYLLNTSKLSQELFYQILIYDFGNFGVLRLSSPAPLYELAMLALDSEESGWTEEDGPKEGLAQYIVDFLKKKSEMLEDYFSMEVDEDGNLTALPLLLDNYTPAMEGLPLFILRLATEVNWDSERECFRDFSKECSHFYSIRKQFTLEPDAADGPDAEPSWRWKVEHVLFKAFRSLLSPPSRCSEDGSILQIASLPDLYKVFERC, encoded by the exons ATGGCGGGGGTGATTCGGAGGCTGGATGAGACCGTGGTGAACCGCATCGCAGCGGGAGAGGTTATTCAGCGGCCCGCTAACGCTATTAAAGAGATGATAGAGAACTG CCTGGATGCGAAGTCCACCAACATCCAGGTTACTGTGAAGGAGGGAGGGTTAAAGCTGATCCAGATTCAGGACAACGGCACTGGAATTAGG aaagAAGACCTCGAAATCGTGTGTGAGCGATTTACTACGAGCAAGCTTCAGACTTTTGAGGATCTCACGTCTATTTCGACATACGGTTTCAGAGGAGAG GCTCTTGCCAGCATTAGTCATGTCGCCCATGTGACGATTACTACAAAAACAGCGGATGGAAAATGTGCTTATCG AGGGAATTACTGTGATGGAAAGCTAAAAGCTCCACCAAAACCATGTGCTGGAAATCAGGGGACTCTTATTTCG GTGGAAGATCTGTTCTATAACGTGCCGACTCGACGGAAAGCCCTGAAAAGTCCCAGTGAAGAATACTCCCGGATTGTGGAGGTCATGAGTAG ATACGCTATTCACAACTCTGGGAAAAGCTTTACTGTAAAAAag CAAGGAGAGATGGTGGCGGATGTGAAGACTCTACCCAACGCTTCAGTTTTAGACAATATCCGGGTTGTGTTTGGAGTGGCTGTGAGCAG agagATGATTGAAGTGGGGTGTGAAGATCAGAAGCTCGCCTTTAAACTGAAAGGATACATTTCCAATGCAAATTACTCCGTCAAAAAATGCATCCTCATCCTCTTCATCAACC ATCGTTTGGTGGAATCCAGTGCTTTGAAGAAAGCCATTGAGACCGTCTACACAGCGTATCTTCCCAAGAACACTCATCCTTTCCTTTATCTCAG tcTAGAAATTGCTCCCCATAACATTGACGTGAACGTGCATCCAACCAAGCATGAGGTTCACTTCCTGCATGAAGACTGCATCATTGAGAGCATCCAGAAACACATTGAGAGCAAACTGCTCGGCTCCAACTCGTCGCGCACCTATTTCACACAG ACGTTACTTCCTGGGCTCTCAGCGTCCGTTAGTGAGGTAAAGGCTTCTAGCAGCTCCTCAGCAGAACCAGGGGAACGGGTCTACGCCCATCAGATGGTCCGTACCGACAGTAAAGCCCAGAAACTGGATGCGTTTCTCCAGCCAGTGAGTAAACCAGCCTCAGTCACCATCACTGCCTCCACTGCCTCCACCGCCAGCCCCCCGGCTCCTGCCCAGCCCACAGCCGAGCCTGAAGACTCAGAAATGCTGGAAGTCCTGGAGGAAGTCGAGACGGATGCCTCAAAAGATCTTCAGGTTGATTGTGAACCTGTCCAATCAGAGACTCCCCCCAG GAAACGAGCTCATGTAGACGAGGATAAGGCCGAGCTCACGGCCGCCTGCACACCCAGGAGACGCGTCATCAAACTGAGCAGTATAAAGGAGCTGAGGAGCGAGATCACTGACCAAACACACAAAG TGCTTTATAGGGGTACGCATGACTCCCAGTTTCTGC GTCTGCAGGAGATGCTACAGAATCACTCGTTTGTTGGATGTGTGAATCCACAGTGGTCTCTGATTCAACATCACACCAAACTCTACCTGCTGAACACGAGCAAACTCAG TCAGGAGCTGTTTTACCAGATATTAATTTATGATTTTGGAAACTTCGGTGTTCTGCGTTTGTCA AGCCCCGCCCCTCTGTATGAGCTGGCGATGCTGGCGCTGGACTCTGAGGAGAGCGGCTGGACGGAGGAGGACGGGCCTAAAGAGGGACTCGCTCAGTACATCGTAGATTTCCTGAAGAAGAAATCAGAGATGCTGGAGGATTATTTCTCCATGGAGGTGGATGAG GACGGGAATCTGACAGCTCTGCCGCTCCTGCTGGATAACTACACCCCCGCTATGGAGGGACTGCCGCTCTTCATCCTCAGACTCGCTACAGAG gtgAACTgggacagtgagagagagtgtttCCGGGACTTCAGTAAAGAGTGCAGTCATTTCTACTCCATCAGGAAACAGTTCACTCTGGAACCCGACGCAGCCGACGGCCCG GACGCTGAGCCGAGCTGGAGGTGGAAGGTTGAACACGTTCTCTTTAAGGCGTTCCGGTCCCTCCTCAGCCCCCCCTCACGCTGCAGCGAGGACGGCAGCATCCTGCAGATCGCCAGCCTGCCCGACCTCTACAAAGTGTTCGAGAGATGCTGA
- the fam83ha gene encoding protein FAM83H, with the protein MAHRSQCSSAGDNPLDPNYLPPHYREEYRLAIDALVEADLEGYYGFLQDANVVDFLSRPEIEYIKCTVQVPSQHTQPDRRYMVGGDGDGSSDTYWPIHSDLDAPGLDLGWPQQHRFVGPTEITTLVNPPDPEMPSIKEQVRRMIKNAQQVVAVAMDMFTDVDIFADILNAAMRNVAVYVLLDELNAHHFVAMVNNCRVNLDEIKSLRVRTVSGSTYYCHTGKSFKGQMMNRFLLVDCKIVLSGHYSFMWSFEKIHRCIAHVFVGQFVATFDEEFRILFAQSEPLVMENTVPYVEDYGNFPQRHTIENPKMFMKEHLPIENIRAEWPGRSFEDPMKVQHNLFSLRRGESVHSSTDEHLPLVAHAPQQFRGEHPFLDQRRLMQGPNNDMGRFRRQAHPGFPNYPQMNTGNRGEQNMEDFEMQGAHFPREQYFSQRAGPEQGYEIYRKPRDFSYPQLDQYPGPEFPHEMDDVEPPGGYDHVQKFLHSYPPVEKVPAENLLVPVQSPPRRHSMGQSFPCQTSPTQPNLPEQKFFFNVHHKRQDQKEGLRDWRISSYLTALQDSGPEDMEDLQRSDSFDSASYDMHKSLGRPCESEIPGPRQEHSDFNKAPARKLNVQHLDNLSLPEKSLDLQANFRSFLASNAKQTPTTTSESSGNTEGDKPEEPKEGNLTREESFRRRPNLAIQRSSRLRHSLIFSSNLELPTTEDAKSSLSQSSEDDPLKTSAVISNILEKKKTGTKEPFQWSTLIKPPCDPTLDSATKTESEYIPGKTKEESAVEKGETNEMAQKYSQMEKGLSLDLQVTENTQIQPKPILQQSNTFMDMNDPDCRLRFFKELAAKRKAELAQANVSTKDKVSKEPEKSKKEEKKPTLDNPTIPPAAEAPLQKCPVGTSQESNTKAPVSQVLTNKNLKHKSHDSKMTEEQSSPKSESSCRAISTSATDAEKIKLKQQLSVEHDPSPNTDDDNSASVVKPELQLGLQTRPKLLSQLRPIPNISSSEFSRTKFSFPSVLRPKHSKLSPTDPTALQTVPGASMSGPSQHPTASETGVIQHSTSEEAGKAKRTDTTQQNPAAVTSPSQQTPAVKIDPSQHSSAAETVTSQQIPAPDTGPSKQIPAPETGPSKQIPAPETGPSKQIPAPETGPSKQIPAPETGPSKQIPASDTGPSKQIPAPETGPSKQIPASDTGPSKQIPAPETGPSKQIPAPETGPSKQIPASKTSNSEKIPSVSTNPSKQIPASDTGPSKQIPAPETGPSKQIPASKTSPSEKIPAVSTNPSKQIPAAESDPSRQIPAKETDASQKIPAAETGPSTQIPVAETDPSKQIPVAKTDLSKQIPAAETDASQQIPAAESNASRQIPAEEIDASQKIPAAELDASQQIPAAETDASQQIPAAETDASQQIPAAEMDASQQIPAAEMDASQQIPAAEMDASQQIPAAEMDASQQIPAAETDASQQIPAAEVDASQQIPAAESSPSQQMSSTEIGSFQQISEAETGPSQQTPVAETAPFPQTPAAGTGQLTINIKKELDPTNTSPTIASPEDLSAKQHPVNTASATACPPQTSSDVSLVPTEESDPATNTLEADKRSEHTACDLTLSPLNTPSSEVNLPDSSMPLEGDLCGNATAITVASSVQTDATALTSGSPAETVSKSEMESCHRQPETSSTTDTAKTNVSLTNTSSLMKDAEPDVSTNSTSSECSSTANLTQTVSVSQPGDSSTDSGKLSSSSSETASVHSSSVDDHKSTNLQATEIQTPHDVSSPPNPEEESKNVDQDEEPIKHETQQQETSVSSISHEPEEAPLEAQTVGADGGSTNAEHSHGSQESQAPSSEKPTHQASTINVLSYSNLRDDTKVLLEQISAKNQGRTSKTSLASGDTTEDGADGNTKKDKQTSGYLLSRSKTWSARASPEERESLLKKMESMRKEKRVYSRFEAS; encoded by the exons ATGGCCCATCGTTCTCAGTGTTCCTCAGCGGGGGACAACCCTCTGGACCCCAACTACCTGCCCCCACACTACCGCGAGGAGTACCGCCTCGCCATCGACGCTCTAGTCGAGGCTGATTTAGAGGGATACTATGGGTTCCTGCAAGATGCCAACGTGGTGGATTTCTTATCTCGGCCAGAGATTGAGTACATTAAATGCACGGTGCAGGTGCCGTCTCAGCACACACAGCCGGACAGGAGGTATATGGTCGGGGGGGACGGAGACGGTTCCTCGGACACTTACTGGCCGATACACTCGGACCTGGATGCTCCAGGCCTTGATCTGGGATGGCCACAGCAGCACAGGTTCGTGGGACCCACTGAGATCACCACGCTGGTTAACCCCCCCGACCCGGAGATGCCCAGCATTAAGGAGCAGGTCCGCAGGATGATCAAGAACGCCCAGCAG GTGGTTGCCGTGGCGATGGACATGTTTACAGATGTTGATATATTCGCCGATATCCTGAACGCAGCAATGCGCAACGTAGCTGTTTACGTTCTGCTGGATGAACTCAACGCTCACCACTTTGTTGCCATGGTGAACAACTGCAGGGTTAATCTGGATGAAATTAAA tcCCTGCGAGTCAGGACCGTCTCCGGCAGCACCTACTATTGCCACACAGGGAAGTCCTTCAAAGGTCAGATGATGAACCGCTTCTTACTGGTGGACTGTAAAATTGTTCTGAGTGGGCACTACAG ctTTATGTGGTCTTTTGAGAAGATTCATCGCTGCATAGCTCATGTATTTGTCGGACAGTTTGTGGCTACCTTTGATGAAGAGTTTCGAATTCTCTTTGCCCAGTCAGAGCCACTGGTTATGGAAAACACTGTTCCCTATGTTGAAGATTATGGCAACTTCCCTCAAAGACACACTATAGAAAACCCCAAAATGTTCATGAAAGAACATCTACCCATTGAAAACATACGTGCAGAATGGCCTGGGCGTTCGTTTGAAGACCCTATGAAGGTGCAACACAATTTATTTTCCCTAAGAAGAGGTGAATCGGTCCACAGCTCAACAGATGAGCATCTTCCTCTTGTAGCGCATGCCCCCCAACAATTTAGAGGAGAGCATCCCTTTTTGGACCAGAGAAGACTTATGCAAGGGCCGAATAATGACATGGGTAGATTTAGAAGGCAAGCGCACCCAGGGTTTCCAAATTATCCTCAGATGAATACAGGAAACAGAGGGGAGCAGAATATGGAGGATTTTGAGATGCAGGGTGCCCACTTTCCAAGAGAGCAGTACTTCAGTCAGAGGGCAGGTCCAGAACAAGGCTATGAAATTTATCGGAAACCCAGAGACTTCAGCTACCCTCAATTAGATCAGTACCCAGGACCTGAGTTTCCTCATGAGATGGATGATGTAGAACCACCAGGTGGTTATGACCATGTCCAAAAATTCCTGCATTCCTATCCTCCTGTGGAGAAAGTACCTGCTGAGAATTTGTTAGTACCCGTTCAGTCACCTCCCAGAAGGCATAGCATGGGCCAAAGCTTCCCCTGTCAGACCTCGCCAACACAGCCAAACCTACCTGAAcagaaatttttttttaatgtacaccACAAACGACAGGACCAAAAAGAAGGGTTACGAGATTGGAGAATCAGCTCATATCTCACTGCCCTTCAGGACTCAGGACCGGAGGACATGGAGGATCTTCAAAGAAGTGATTCTTTTGATAGTGCATCCTATGACATGCACAAGTCCCTGGGAAGACCCTGTGAGTCTGAAATTCCAGGGCCAAGGCAAGAACACAGCGACTTTAACAAGGCACCAGCTCGCAAGTTAAATGTTCAGCACTTGGATAACTTATCTCTGCCAGAGAAATCACTGGACCTTCAGGCAAACTTTAGATCATTTTTAGCTTCGAATGCTAAACAAACACCAACAACAACTTCTGAGTCCTCAGGAAACACTGAGGGTGACAAACCAGAAGAACCTAAAGAGGGCAATTTGACTCGTGAAGAAAGTTTTCGCAGGAGGCCCAATTTAGCTATCCAGCGGAGCTCAAGATTGAGGCACTCACTGATTTTTAGCTCTAATTTGGAACTGCCCACTACAGAAGATGCAAAAAGTTCATTGAGCCAGAGCAGTGAGGATGACCCATTGAAGACATCAGCTGTGATTTCCAACATTTTGGAGAAAAAGAAAACTGGCACAAAAGAACCCTTTCAGTGGAGCACTCTTATAAAGCCACCTTGCGACCCAACTTTGGATTCTGCAACAAAAACTGAATCTGAATACATACCTGGTAAAACAAAGGAGGAATCTGCAGTAGAAAAAGGAGAGACTAATGAAATGGCTCAAAAATATTCTCAAATGGAAAAAGGTCTTTCTCTTGATCTGCAAGTTACAGAAAATACACAAATTCAACCCAAACCAATTTTGCAGCAGTCAAACACATTCATGGATATGAATGATCCTGACTGTAGACTCAGATTTTTTAAAGAGTTAGCCGCCAAACGAAAAGCTGAACTTGCACAAGCAAACGTGTCTACTAAAGACAAAGTCTCCAAAGAGCCTGAAAAgtcaaaaaaagaagagaaaaagccTACTTTAGACAACCCAACAATCCCACCTGCCGCAGAGGCACCTTTGCAAAAATGTCCTGTAGGCACTTCTCAGGAGTCAAACACTAAGGCACCTGTTTCACAGGTATTAACTAATAAAAACCTAAAGCACAAATCCCATGATTCCAAGATGACTGAGGAACAAAGTTCTCCTAAAAGTGAAAGTTCTTGTAGAGCAATTTCTACAAGTGCTACAGATGCTGAAAAAATCAAGCTGAAGCAGCAGCTCTCTGTAGAGCATGACCCCTCACCAAATACAGATGACGACAACAGCGCTTCTGTTGTAAAACCAGAATTACAGTTAGGCCTACAAACAAGACCTAAACTTCTAAGCCAGCTAAGGCCCATTCCAAATATCTCCTCGTCTGAATTTTCACGCACTAAATTCAGTTTTCCATCTGTGCTCAGACCAAAACATTCAAAACTGAGTCCAACAGACCCAACTGCCTTACAGACTGTTCCAGGTGCAAGCATGTCTGGACCTTCCCAACATCCCACTGCATCAGAGACAGGAGTAATCCAACATTCCACTTCAGAAGAGGCAGGAAAAGCTAAAAGGACAGACACAACCCAACAGAACCCTGCAGCTGTGACCAGCCCTTCTCAGCAGACCCCTGCAGTAAAGATAGACCCTTCCCAACATTCCTCTGCTGCAGAAACAGTTACTTCCCAGCAGATCCCTGCACCAGACACTGGCCCTTCCAAACAGATCCCTGCACCAGAGACTGGCCCTTCCAAACAGATCCCTGCACCAGAGACTGGCCCTTCCAAACAGATCCCTGCACCAGAGACTGGCCCTTCCAAACAGATCCCTGCACCAGAGACTGGCCCTTCCAAACAGATCCCTGCATCAGACACTGGCCCTTCCAAACAGATCCCTGCACCAGAGACTGGCCCTTCCAAACAGATCCCTGCATCAGACACTGGCCCTTCCAAACAGATCCCTGCACCAGAGACTGGCCCTTCCAAACAGATCCCTGCACCAGAGACTGGCCCTTCCAAACAGATCCCTGCATCAAAGACTAGCAATTCCGAAAAGATTCCATCAGTAAGTACAAATCCTTCCAAACAGATCCCTGCATCAGACACTGGCCCTTCCAAACAGATCCCTGCACCAGAGACTGGCCCTTCCAAACAGATCCCTGCATCAAAGACTAGCCCTTCCGAAAAGATTCCAGCAGTAAGTACAAATCCTTCCAAACAGATACCTGCAGCAGAGTCGGATCCTTCCAGACAGATCCCTGCAAAAGAGACTGATGCTTCCCAAAAAATCCCTGCAGCAGAGACTGGCCCTTCCACGCAGATCCCTGTAGCAGAGACTGATCCTTCCAAACAGATCCCTGTAGCAAAGACTGATCTTTCGAAACAGATCCCTGCAGCAGAGACTGATGCTTCCCAACAGATCCCTGCAGCAGAGTCGAATGCTTCCCGCCAGATTCCTGCAGAAGAGATAGATGCTTCCCAAAAGATCCCTGCAGCAGAGTTGGACGCTTCCCAACAGATCCCTGCAGCAGAGACTGATGCTTCCCAACAGATCCCTGCAGCAGAGACTGATGCTTCCCAACAGATCCCTGCAGCAGAGATGGACGCTTCCCAACAGATCCCTGCAGCAGAGATGGACGCTTCCCAACAGATCCCTGCAGCAGAGATGGACGCTTCCCAACAGATCCCTGCAGCAGAGATGGACGCTTCCCAACAGATCCCTGCAGCAGAGACTGATGCTTCCCAACAGATCCCTGCAGCAGAGGTGGATGCTTCCCAACAGATCCCTGCAGCAGAATCAAGCCCTTCCCAACAGATGTCTTCAACAGAGATAGGCTCTTTTCAACAGATTTCTGAAGCAGAGACCGGTCCTTCCCAGCAGACTCCTGTAGCAGAGACAGCACCTTTCCCACAAACCCCtgcagcaggaacaggtcagttGACCATCAATATTAAAAAAGAACTGGACCCCACAAATACATCCCCAACTATTGCATCCCCTGAAGATCTCTCAGCCAAACAACATCCTGTGAACACTGCCTCAGCCACAGCTTGTCCACCACAAACAAGTTCAGATGTAAGCCTTGTACCAACAGAAGAATCAGATCCAGCCACAAACACCTTGGAGGCAGACAAAAGATCTGAGCATACGGCATGTGACTTGACTCTTTCACCCCTCAACACACCCTCATCTGAGGTAAACCTGCCTGACAGCAGCATGCCATTAGAAGGAGACCTGTGTGGAAATGCCACAGCAATTACTGTTGCCAGTTCTGTGCAAACAGACGCAACCGCATTGACTTCAGGCAGTCCAGCAGAAACTGTCTCAAAGAGTGAAATGGAATCATGTCATCGTCAACCAGAAACCAGCTCAACCACAGACACTGCTAAAACAAATGTCAGCCTGACAAACACTAGCTCGTTGATGAAAGATGCCGAACCTGATGTTTCTACAAACTCTACCTCGTCAGAATGCAGTTCAACTGCTAATCTTACTCAAACCGTTTCCGTTTCTCAGCCAGGTGATTCCTCCACAGACTCTGGCAAATTGAGTAGTTCATCTTCAGAGACCGCTAGTGTACACTCTAGTTCAGTAGACGACCACAAATCCACGAACCTGCAAGCAACAGAGATCCAAACACCTCATGATGTCAGTTCTCCACCTAACCCTGAAGAGGAAAGTAAGAACGTAGATCAGGATGAAGAGCCAATAAAACATGAAACCCAGCAGCAAGAAACTTCAGTTTCCTCGATAAGCCACGAACCTGAGGAAGCTCCTCTAGAAGCTCAAACAGTTGGAGCAGATGGCGGATCGACCAATGCTGAGCACTCTCACGGATCTCAGGAGAGTCAGGCTCCTTCTTCAGAGAAGCCGACCCATCAGGCCTCCACTATAAACGTTCTGTCCTACAGCAACCTGAGGGATGACACTAAAGTTCTCCTGGAGCAGATATCCGCCAAGAACCAGGGACGAACCTCAAAGACGAGCCTTGCTTCCGGTGATACTACAGAAGATGGGGCTGATGGGAACACAAAGAAAGATAAACAGACTTCTGGATATCTACTAAGTAGGTCCAAGACTTGGTCTGCCAGGGCTTCACCAGAGGAGCGGGAGAGCCTCCTTAAAAAGATGGAGAGCATGCGGAAAGAAAAAAGAGTTTACAGCCGCTTTGAG GCATCGTAA
- the mlh1 gene encoding DNA mismatch repair protein Mlh1 isoform X2, translating into MAGVIRRLDETVVNRIAAGEVIQRPANAIKEMIENCLDAKSTNIQVTVKEGGLKLIQIQDNGTGIRKEDLEIVCERFTTSKLQTFEDLTSISTYGFRGEALASISHVAHVTITTKTADGKCAYRGNYCDGKLKAPPKPCAGNQGTLISVEDLFYNVPTRRKALKSPSEEYSRIVEVMSRYAIHNSGKSFTVKKQGEMVADVKTLPNASVLDNIRVVFGVAVSREMIEVGCEDQKLAFKLKGYISNANYSVKKCILILFINHRLVESSALKKAIETVYTAYLPKNTHPFLYLSLEIAPHNIDVNVHPTKHEVHFLHEDCIIESIQKHIESKLLGSNSSRTYFTQTLLPGLSASVSEVKASSSSSAEPGERVYAHQMVRTDSKAQKLDAFLQPVSKPASVTITASTASTASPPAPAQPTAEPEDSEMLEVLEEVETDASKDLQVDCEPVQSETPPRKRAHVDEDKAELTAACTPRRRVIKLSSIKELRSEITDQTHKGLQEMLQNHSFVGCVNPQWSLIQHHTKLYLLNTSKLSQELFYQILIYDFGNFGVLRLSSPAPLYELAMLALDSEESGWTEEDGPKEGLAQYIVDFLKKKSEMLEDYFSMEVDEDGNLTALPLLLDNYTPAMEGLPLFILRLATEVNWDSERECFRDFSKECSHFYSIRKQFTLEPDAADGPDAEPSWRWKVEHVLFKAFRSLLSPPSRCSEDGSILQIASLPDLYKVFERC; encoded by the exons ATGGCGGGGGTGATTCGGAGGCTGGATGAGACCGTGGTGAACCGCATCGCAGCGGGAGAGGTTATTCAGCGGCCCGCTAACGCTATTAAAGAGATGATAGAGAACTG CCTGGATGCGAAGTCCACCAACATCCAGGTTACTGTGAAGGAGGGAGGGTTAAAGCTGATCCAGATTCAGGACAACGGCACTGGAATTAGG aaagAAGACCTCGAAATCGTGTGTGAGCGATTTACTACGAGCAAGCTTCAGACTTTTGAGGATCTCACGTCTATTTCGACATACGGTTTCAGAGGAGAG GCTCTTGCCAGCATTAGTCATGTCGCCCATGTGACGATTACTACAAAAACAGCGGATGGAAAATGTGCTTATCG AGGGAATTACTGTGATGGAAAGCTAAAAGCTCCACCAAAACCATGTGCTGGAAATCAGGGGACTCTTATTTCG GTGGAAGATCTGTTCTATAACGTGCCGACTCGACGGAAAGCCCTGAAAAGTCCCAGTGAAGAATACTCCCGGATTGTGGAGGTCATGAGTAG ATACGCTATTCACAACTCTGGGAAAAGCTTTACTGTAAAAAag CAAGGAGAGATGGTGGCGGATGTGAAGACTCTACCCAACGCTTCAGTTTTAGACAATATCCGGGTTGTGTTTGGAGTGGCTGTGAGCAG agagATGATTGAAGTGGGGTGTGAAGATCAGAAGCTCGCCTTTAAACTGAAAGGATACATTTCCAATGCAAATTACTCCGTCAAAAAATGCATCCTCATCCTCTTCATCAACC ATCGTTTGGTGGAATCCAGTGCTTTGAAGAAAGCCATTGAGACCGTCTACACAGCGTATCTTCCCAAGAACACTCATCCTTTCCTTTATCTCAG tcTAGAAATTGCTCCCCATAACATTGACGTGAACGTGCATCCAACCAAGCATGAGGTTCACTTCCTGCATGAAGACTGCATCATTGAGAGCATCCAGAAACACATTGAGAGCAAACTGCTCGGCTCCAACTCGTCGCGCACCTATTTCACACAG ACGTTACTTCCTGGGCTCTCAGCGTCCGTTAGTGAGGTAAAGGCTTCTAGCAGCTCCTCAGCAGAACCAGGGGAACGGGTCTACGCCCATCAGATGGTCCGTACCGACAGTAAAGCCCAGAAACTGGATGCGTTTCTCCAGCCAGTGAGTAAACCAGCCTCAGTCACCATCACTGCCTCCACTGCCTCCACCGCCAGCCCCCCGGCTCCTGCCCAGCCCACAGCCGAGCCTGAAGACTCAGAAATGCTGGAAGTCCTGGAGGAAGTCGAGACGGATGCCTCAAAAGATCTTCAGGTTGATTGTGAACCTGTCCAATCAGAGACTCCCCCCAG GAAACGAGCTCATGTAGACGAGGATAAGGCCGAGCTCACGGCCGCCTGCACACCCAGGAGACGCGTCATCAAACTGAGCAGTATAAAGGAGCTGAGGAGCGAGATCACTGACCAAACACACAAAG GTCTGCAGGAGATGCTACAGAATCACTCGTTTGTTGGATGTGTGAATCCACAGTGGTCTCTGATTCAACATCACACCAAACTCTACCTGCTGAACACGAGCAAACTCAG TCAGGAGCTGTTTTACCAGATATTAATTTATGATTTTGGAAACTTCGGTGTTCTGCGTTTGTCA AGCCCCGCCCCTCTGTATGAGCTGGCGATGCTGGCGCTGGACTCTGAGGAGAGCGGCTGGACGGAGGAGGACGGGCCTAAAGAGGGACTCGCTCAGTACATCGTAGATTTCCTGAAGAAGAAATCAGAGATGCTGGAGGATTATTTCTCCATGGAGGTGGATGAG GACGGGAATCTGACAGCTCTGCCGCTCCTGCTGGATAACTACACCCCCGCTATGGAGGGACTGCCGCTCTTCATCCTCAGACTCGCTACAGAG gtgAACTgggacagtgagagagagtgtttCCGGGACTTCAGTAAAGAGTGCAGTCATTTCTACTCCATCAGGAAACAGTTCACTCTGGAACCCGACGCAGCCGACGGCCCG GACGCTGAGCCGAGCTGGAGGTGGAAGGTTGAACACGTTCTCTTTAAGGCGTTCCGGTCCCTCCTCAGCCCCCCCTCACGCTGCAGCGAGGACGGCAGCATCCTGCAGATCGCCAGCCTGCCCGACCTCTACAAAGTGTTCGAGAGATGCTGA